Genomic segment of Blastopirellula marina:
ATCCGTGCATCTGGAACACGTGCCAGGCGATAAACAGGAAAGCGATCAAACCGGTCGCTCGCTGCATCGTGTAGCGAAAGTTGCTGTTATAGGGGTAGGCTTGGGTATTGGGATGACCATCTTTGGTGATGATCAAACCATAAACGCCGTGGAAAATGATCGGCAGGAAGATGAACGTCCACTCGACCAAGGGCAAAATCGGACCCAGCGAGTGAATATGAAAGACCAGTCGCTGAAACAGCTCAGGCGAGGCGAAAACGCTCGCGTTCACCAGCAAATGCACAGTGACATAGGCGCCCACCGGAACCAGTCCAAACAAGGAGTGCAGGCGTCGCAACAGGAACTCGTTGCGCTGAAAAAAATTGGGTGCCGAGCTCACCACAGACCCTTTCCGAAATCGAGACTCCATGTTGGCAGAATCTCGTTTGCAAGTGTTGTCTCTAGATAGCTTAAGGGCGACGAAATCGCCTCTCGGCCGCTACTCCGACCAACCATCGAAGGGGGCCGCTCGCATGTTGCAAGTTATAACGAAATCACGACTTAGTTATAAGTACCCCTTGTGATTTCAACCGAAAAACGCGTTCAATATCAACAATGCTGATAAAGTGGGCGGTTTATTTTGATAGGCCTGTCAAATTGGCAGTTAATAGGCCTCATTACGTTTCCCTCACACGACGGGAAATAGGGGTTTCAGAAGTTTTATTCTGTTTTTATCGGTTCCGATTGATTGGTATTGCTGGCGGAAGCATTTATTGCAAAAAAAGGGAACTACATTTGCATGTAAGAGCATCGAACTTGTTGCCCTGCCAACACTTTATGCGTCCGTATCGGCCTTGCCATGCGAAATTCTACCCAACCAGTCATGTTGATCACCGACGACGATCGCTCGTTTCGCGAGACGATGGCCGAGGTGTTTAGCCGTCGTGGGTTCGCGCCGCTTTTGGCCGCCGACGGGGAAGAAGCAATTCACGTCGCTCAAGAGGCGACCGTCCATGTGGCGCTTTTCGATTTCCACATGCCTCAGCGGACTGGTCTCGAATCGATCTCAGCATGTCGAAGCTTGGGAATCGACATTCCGTACATCCTGCTGACTGGGGCACTCGATCCTGCGATCGCGAATCAGGCCGAGCATGTCGAAGTGTTCTCTTTGCTTGAGAAGCCTGTCAGCATTCAGATTGTGACGGGCGTCGTGAAAGATGCGATGGCGAGCCATTACCCATGGTTCGAATCGACTCGATAGGCATTTTCGTCTAAGGCTCGACTGCTCGAGTGGGATCAACTTCCCATTTACCATTGGTTAGGACGACCACGAAATCATCCAACGTTGGTCCGACAGCCTTCGGATCTGCGCCCACTGTCGATGCAGTGACTACCATTGTTTCGTCATCGATTCGCTTCGTACGTTCGATCACGAACAGCGCAATCTGCTCAGCTTGTTTCGGGTTTTCAGGATAGTCGATTGCCAAATTCTTCCGATCCGAGAATCGAGTCATAAACTCAGCGCTGGCCAAATCCCCATAAGTCATGACCATCCAACGCTTTTGTTTGGTCTGGGGGATTTTTTCGGCCTGTTCAAATTGGTATCGCAGCGTCGCTTCCGCCACGTCATACGCTTCCTCTTCCGACATCGTCCACGTATCGTAAGGAACGTGCGTTTGTGGGACCATTTCCCAGTAGGTGATGGCAACACCCAAGCCAATTGAGAGTAATGTTCCGATGATCTTCCACATGCGTGATTCCTCGCCAAAGCATCGATATTCGAGTCAACGCATCGTAACGCAGGGATGGGTTTCGATCTAGAAAAAAGCCCTCGCCAGACGAGCCAGGCATAGAAAGATGACTGGGTCGCCCAGCAAGGGCTTAGGTAACTTTTTTGATCTTGAGTCGAGCCGTTGGTTACGTTCCTTGATCCATCGTTCCGGAGGAAGGTGGAATATCGTCGGCGTTGATTTCCATCGGTGTGCCCGAGCGTTTGGTTTCCGTGCCTGGCACGATCCGAGGGCCGTCAGAAGTTTCTTCGATCACACGTTTCAATTCGTCGGCATCGACCACTTCCAATTCCATCAATCGTTCGGATAGGGTGACCAACGCGGCACGTCGATCTTCCATCATCCGCTTCGTTCGAAGGAGCAGTTCGTCGATGATGCGTTTGATTTCCAGGTCGATCTCGCGGTAGGTTTCTTCACTGTGCGAGCGAGCTCTTTCTTCCGACTGCTCAGGAATGAAGGCCGACCGTCCGCTGGCTCGGTAATTCACGCGGCCAAGGCGGCTCATTCCAAAATCGGTGACCATGCTTCGTGCAATCTCAGTTGCTCGTTCTAGGTCGTTTTGAGCTCCGGTCGAAATCTCTTCGTAGATCATTTCTTCCGCGAGCGTTCCCGCGAGCAAAACCTGGATGCGGCTTTCCAGCTCGCTTTGCGTCATCAGGAAGCGATCTTCCGTGGGACGTTGCATTGTGTAACCCAGGGCAGCCATCCCGCGGGGAATAATCGATACCTTGTGTACCGGATCCGTATTCGGCAGGCAGTAGGCTACCAATGCGTGGCCACTTTCGTGATAGGCGACACGCAGCTTTTCATCCTGATGCATCACACGCTGTTTCTTTTCGAGCCCAGCAGTAACACGCTCGACCCCTTCGTCAAACTCTTCCATGCCGACGGCAGGTTTGCCCTTTCTTGCTGCGAGCAACGCGGCTTCATTCACCAAGTTTGCCAGGTCGGCACCTGAGAAGCCGGTGGTGATTGCGGCAACGCCCTTCAGGTTGACGGTATCGTCCAGCTTAACGCTCCGTACGTGGACACGTAAAATGTCTTCGCGTCCACCAGCGTCTGGACGATCGACGAGTACTTGGCGATCGAATCGGCCTGGGCGAAGCAGGGCTGGATCGAGCATCTCTGGGCGGTTGGTCGCGGCAATCAAGATAATGCCGTTATTGGCTTCGAAACCGTCCATTTCCACGAGTAACGCGTTAAGCGTTTGTTCCCGTTCATCATGTCCGCCAACGAGACCGGCACCTCGTGTTTTACCGAGTGCATCCAATTCGTCGATGAAGATGATGCAGGGACTCTTGGCGGC
This window contains:
- the ftsH gene encoding ATP-dependent zinc metalloprotease FtsH encodes the protein MDNNDETPKRRNDKSGSGGNLWYVVLAGIAIFLAVLYLIRPTSDELSQPELENLISAMEKDVKGDFTGGTTVRRKDSEGKVSNIEYSNLHDVEIGPTSVTGKVDRYNADSKDPTTATTKDQKIVTYLVRSENAAGKIQSMLDEKGFTDYKAIGPPNFFEIYGGMLLVIALGIAFCYFMIRRIGGTGSAIAFGRSRGKLHMQDDLNITFDDVAGIEEAIDEVKEIVDFLRSPEKYQELGGRIPKGVLLVGPPGTGKTLLAKAIAGEAGVSFFSMSGSDFVEMFVGVGAARVRDLFQQAAAKSPCIIFIDELDALGKTRGAGLVGGHDEREQTLNALLVEMDGFEANNGIILIAATNRPEMLDPALLRPGRFDRQVLVDRPDAGGREDILRVHVRSVKLDDTVNLKGVAAITTGFSGADLANLVNEAALLAARKGKPAVGMEEFDEGVERVTAGLEKKQRVMHQDEKLRVAYHESGHALVAYCLPNTDPVHKVSIIPRGMAALGYTMQRPTEDRFLMTQSELESRIQVLLAGTLAEEMIYEEISTGAQNDLERATEIARSMVTDFGMSRLGRVNYRASGRSAFIPEQSEERARSHSEETYREIDLEIKRIIDELLLRTKRMMEDRRAALVTLSERLMELEVVDADELKRVIEETSDGPRIVPGTETKRSGTPMEINADDIPPSSGTMDQGT
- a CDS encoding response regulator, whose translation is MRNSTQPVMLITDDDRSFRETMAEVFSRRGFAPLLAADGEEAIHVAQEATVHVALFDFHMPQRTGLESISACRSLGIDIPYILLTGALDPAIANQAEHVEVFSLLEKPVSIQIVTGVVKDAMASHYPWFESTR